DNA sequence from the Eulemur rufifrons isolate Redbay chromosome 6, OSU_ERuf_1, whole genome shotgun sequence genome:
AATATGGCTTTTGGTGAGTTGCTTCAatgttggacatcttttcattcttaaatgtgatatattaaaatctggaaatatttttgggAAGGGAAAAACTTATATGAGTTGAGTTAGATTAATAGTTCAGCTAATGGTTCATATTCAAGGTACTAAAGTCTGCTTTTATTATTCTTAGGACCATTGTACTGAATTGGAAGCTTTATCTTTAAATGCTATTTCAGGTACACTAAAGGTTTTAGATGAATTGTTAAATGTGAGTTTTGTTCTTAAGAAATTTAatgaattcagaaaaaataaagtagcacatacacatgcatacacatgtaaAGTTAGTAAAATAGGCTAGGCATTTTATATATACTGTGATAATATGGTATCATGAAAATtagaggagaagaaaaacagtGATATTTGTGTTAACCGGAAAAGTTTTCTTGGAAGAACTATATAGGGAGCTTCTCATGTAAAGAAGATATGGTTAAAACATTAGAGGAGAAaaagtgtcatttttttctaagtagattagaataaataaatgtttatggaatattttttaatattagaatgTATAGAGCATTATATATGgtgacaaaaataatttgtttatataattcTGAGAGGAATATGATATAAATCCACTAAGAAAAGCATCATTCTGATGCATTTTGCAACAAAGTGGTATCAAAAACACTTCAATTATGTATCTAAGGCTAAAGGATAGATGAGGTAGAGTTTCACAGGCTAGAAAGGCACTTTGTATCTAAATGACAATTGGTCATGGtgagaatgaagaagaaaggacattttgaaatttttgtttttcttttttcctgaatgaCTATCCAATAGCCACAAATTTGAGATTATAAAAGAACCAGAAAGCACCACAGTGTGGAGTAAGCAATGGGACAATGAAGATTATATATCATTCTGTTGAGAATTCAATGGAATCATGATTTCAAAACTGAATGTTGTACTCAAAATAATTGTGTGGTAGGTAGGGAAGgaacatatttaaagtattcaAGACCTTCCCAGGTTGCTACGCTCGCTGTAGTTATTAAAATGAAAGCACACGCTTAACACAATATAGCTACTCTGCAGAAGttaagatgaaaaaatattttataaaagttaacaAATTGCCCAAATCATAAAGAGATATAGAAAAATGGGATGGTCCTTGATGATCAGTGACATTAATGAAAGTATTCTAGACAGAGGGTTCTGTCTTAAGGCAAAAATTGTTGTCAGGGATCCACCCATTTAGAATGAAAAGTTCTGCAGGCAGAAATGGTAAATAATAGAAGAATCAATCAgggcataaaaataataatgagtgCACGATCTTCAACTTTGTTAAAAAATTCTAACCACATAAGCATGAATTTGTGGCTTATCAGTAAACCAGGGGCAAAGTTTGTCATAGCTGTGAATTGACCTAAGGCAGTTCAAATAACTAACTACAAATTCTAAGTTTATTAGATATTTAGGTAGTATAAGCAGTTTCCTGAATTCATTCCCATTGGCCTAGATAGATTCCACTGGAAGAGTATGTCTTGTTCGTAGGACTAGTATTAGCTCAGGAAAGTTAATATTATACCAAGAATATTAAGGAAACCCTCTAAGATATTTAGAAACCACTGTGAGAGAATACAGCAAACATATAAAAGCATTCAAAATGTTTACCTAGCAAAAAGCAAGAGGACTATGCAAAgtgtcttaaaatatttgaaattctgcATTGTGAAAGAGAATAAATgagcctttttttcccccttttaactCCAGAGATTGAAACATATCTATTAGGATCTGACCATTATAAGAAAAGTCAATAGTAATAATGGACATCTtaagataaatgtttaaatttggaATTAACTGTgatagtgctatggtttgtttcaATGACAGAGTTTGAAGAGACATCATTAGATGTAAAGAAATGAACTTTAAGGAAGAAACACTAAAAGTAttgcttataaaaatgaaatataagacaTGAAAATCCTTAGGAATCTTCTATTTTACAGCTGGGCCAAATCTTGTCTTAATCTTGCTTTAGATTCTTTCGGAACAGCCACTTAATTGGTATTAGAGTATAATCTAACAACTccagagattctttctttttttttttttgagacagagtctcactctgttgcccgggctagagtgagtgccgtggcgtcagcctagctcacagcaacctcaaactcctgggctcaagcgatcctcctgcctcagcctcccgagtagctgggactacaggcatgcaccaccatgcccagctaattttttgtatatatatattttagttgtccatataatttctttctatttttagtagagacggggtctcactcttgctcaggctggtctcgaactcctgacctcgagcgatccacccgcctcggcctcccagagtgctaggattacaggcgtgagccaccgcgcccggcccagagattctttctaaaatgaaagtTCAAGAACCTTTACTGATATAATGGTTTAAAATAGCTGCCTTGTAGTAGTCGCAGATTATATCTCAAAATTCTTAACCTGCCTAGTTGTGACCCAGTTCAAGTAATCCAAGGTCCTGAATTTAAAGATAAGTCTTTTGATCAACATATGTGACCAAATATATgaagttaaatatatatgaagTTAACAAAAAAGTTCTACCGATTTCCTAAGTAACAGAATGTCCTTTTATAGCCAATGCTCCGTGCCGGGGATTAGTACTGGTAAATTTGATGGTAGGCTGTTGCTTGTTATAGACAAGGTTAAAGTCATATCAGTGCACAAATGTGTTCAAGATGGCAACATCATGTTGATTGGGTCTTCAAATCCCCTTATAGaatcagtcttttttattttattttattttttttttagatttaatcATGTGAAATTCCTAATATTAAGACtcatattcatttaacaaacaattcatatttttcagttttacacattcttttattcttccttggCCACCACAGCTAAGTTTGTCATCTAATGATTGTTTTTGTATGCGATATTACTTTTTTAGTGCTATATTTCTTGTGTTTTATAATTGCTGATAAAtaagttgtttattcattctgtACAGTATGCACTGCAATAAAACTATGTAACTAGCAGAAGACAATCAACATGAAACTTATAAGAATATCTCCAAAATATTTCATCAGTAGATAGTTTTATGCCATTGAGCATTTTGAATCTTCTAAATGACCCTATGGTGCTCATACAGTTGAGAGAACATAGCTACCACTGAAATTTTTGAACAGAACACTTAAAGATCCTCTTAATTATGTGTTTGATGAGTTCTTATTATGAGGTAAACCTAGAATAGgtaaaaattcaatatataaatatagaactGGAAATGTCTGACAAGACACATCTTTCTCCGAAGgaattttctgttatgttttttaataaatattcaaagtgcTTGATGTTAAGGACCGTTCTGCCATTATTAATTGGGCACTATGATCTGATGAATGCTTTTGTGAATTGTTCTATGTCTCCTTTGttctcatataattattttttatcatagaGCAATCAATACTCCAAGTGTCGCATACATTAACAGataatagatacataaataaaactatttttttattttttagataaggaaaccaaagtACCAAAGGCTAAAGCTCATTGCccataatcaaaaagacaccaaGTTGCAAGTGAGACTCCAGAGTGAAGCAGACACTATGAATACAAACTGACCACACTTGTCCTCACTGCTCTGCATGGGGCCTCTCCTGAGTGCCTGACACCCCACCTTCTCAAGTTCTGATGctcaattttctttgtttttatctttcttttcttttttcttgttttaaatcaAGGGCCATGATACTGGATGAAGGAAACCAGAGCTCTGTGACCACATTCATCCTGTTGAGTTTCTCAGAATATCCACACCTCCAGGCACCCCTCTTCCTGCTGTTCTTGGCCATATACACAGTCACTCTGGTGGGGAATGTGGGCATAATTGTGGTCATAAGAATCAATCCCAAACTTCACACACCCATGTACTTTTTCCTGGGACATCTATCCATTTTGGATATTTGTTATTCCAGTGTATTTACACCCAAACTGTTGGAGACCTTGGTAGTGGAAGACAGAACTATATCCTTCAGAGGATGCATGGcacagtttttctttgtttgtgcATTTGTGATCACAGAGATGTTCATGTTAGCggtgatggcctatgaccggttTGTGGCTGTGTGTAACCCCCTGCTCTACACAGTTGCCATGTCTCGCAAGCTCTGTGCactcctggtagctgggacttacTTATGGGGTGGACTCTGTTCTCTGACACTCACGTATTCTCTTTTGGAACTTTCCTACTGTGGACCTAACATCATAAATCACTTTGGCTGTGAGTACTCTGCCATCCTCTCTTTGGCCTGTTCTGATCCCACCTTCAGCCAGATGGCCTGTCTGGTCATTTCTACATTCAATGAGGCTTGTAGCCTCCTGGTCATCCTTGCCTCCTATGTCTTAATAGTTGTCACTATCATCCAGATGCCTTCTACAGGTGGACTGAGgaaggccttctccacctgtgcctCCCACCTGACTGCCATCACCATTTTCCATGGGATCATCCTCCTCCTCTACTGTGTGCCCAACTCCAATAGCTCATGGCTCCTGGTCAAGGTGGCCACTGTGTGTTTTACAGTTGTGATCCCCATGCTGAATCCCCTTATCTACAGCCTTAGGAACAAAGATGTGAAGGAGACAGTCAGGACCGTAATCAATGCCAGACTATATTCTCACTCATAATAATTCAaaaacatgtatgtatttatgttatATGTACAACTTTTTCATATACATTGTTGATgacattttaccattgttttaaataagtatatgattctgttttaatcaatttaatattatatatgccATGGTTTTCAGTGTTCAGAATGCCTTAAAATCATGTGTAGTTTAATATAGTTGTAATGCAATCTGAATCACTTTTTCCCAGAAGGTTTcatagagaaatatatttcaaaatcatccCACTGGACATTGTGGAAGTCGAGGTGATGAAGGTATTTATATTTAGAGATTCACTACTTATGTTATGATTTAACTTTAGTCCATTCTTAAAAAGTGCTACAAACACAGGTGATAACTACATTTAGTCAGTTCTTGGATATGTGCTCAAGTTTTCATAATTACTTGCTTTGACTAAGGGAGTTCTGTACAACACACTTTTTTGTTTGACCTTAAATCTTTATTTCAGATAAAATGAGGGCCTTGGGGtatatatgatgaaaaatatCAGCTGACTTTAAGCAAGTAGATGCTGAAAATATTACTTAGTATGCATCACCCATTTTTGGAGTATCAGTGTAAAATAGTTCAATAAAATTTGTTGAAGTAAGGCTGAATATCAAGAAAAGTTCAATTTATTTCTAACAATACTTATTTCCATTAGTGAGTTATAAAAAAACTTCGAGACTAATGAA
Encoded proteins:
- the LOC138384450 gene encoding olfactory receptor 1165-like, which encodes MILDEGNQSSVTTFILLSFSEYPHLQAPLFLLFLAIYTVTLVGNVGIIVVIRINPKLHTPMYFFLGHLSILDICYSSVFTPKLLETLVVEDRTISFRGCMAQFFFVCAFVITEMFMLAVMAYDRFVAVCNPLLYTVAMSRKLCALLVAGTYLWGGLCSLTLTYSLLELSYCGPNIINHFGCEYSAILSLACSDPTFSQMACLVISTFNEACSLLVILASYVLIVVTIIQMPSTGGLRKAFSTCASHLTAITIFHGIILLLYCVPNSNSSWLLVKVATVCFTVVIPMLNPLIYSLRNKDVKETVRTVINARLYSHS